ATTTTCGACAACAAAGTAACAGTCGTCAATGCCGCTAACAGATTAGGTTTCCAGAAAATATCACCGCTGTTTTTTAGCGGCGTAGAAGCTCTCACCAAGCCCGCTTTTTCTTTATCATAATGATGAATAGACAAGGTCGCTGCGATTAATTGGCGAGACACATGGCTATAGTCATTACTGATACTCACAGGGCCAAATAAATGCGTGTATTTTGGGTTTCGATGAGCAAACGTCGCAATGCCTTTCCACAACATCAGCAGCGAATTTAGGTTACGCTGGTATTTGGCAGCGACCACCGAACGTCCCATTTCAAGGCTATAATCTAACGTATCGATAAAAGCCTGGTCATAATGAAACAAGCTGCGAGAATACAAACCCTCTAAGCCATGCTCAGCGATGAGCTTATCCACCATTCCCATACGATACGCACCGACAACCTCTTTGTTACTCTTATGCCAAACAAAAAGTTGATGATAATAAAGGTCGTATTCGTCTAAATCGCAGGCCAAACCGCTGCCTTCTCCCACCGCTCGAAAGTTTTCTTCTCGAATACGGCCGATTTCCTGTATTAACTGAGGAATAGATTGCGTTGGCGCACAATACACACGGAACTCACCTTGCTCCAACAACAGCATGTCATCGGGCAGATTAGCAATTTCTTCGTCTAAGACGGCTGGGGCGATAGGCGCAATAATTGGTAAATCAGTATTTTCGTTGCGTTTTGCGGTTGTGTTGATTTGCTGTGGGCTCATCAAGTAGGTATTTAAACGCAGATAACTCACTAGATTTTGACTGTTCTCAAATTGACTCAACTCTGAAAAAGGAATCGCACTACCTATAGAAATATCGATCCGCGACGCTTTTTTATTCAATAGCTCTCTGCCCAGCAAGGCCGTGCGTAACAAAGGATGAACACGACCGGCTTGATAAAACAAAGCACTGTTTTGTCCATTAATAAAAATGGGAACCGTGACGGCTTGGCTACGCTTTAGAAAATTGGCCACTGACTGACTCCATTCTATGTCAGCCAAGGTTCGCTCTTTTTTAAAAGAAGTCCGTTTAGGATAAGTCGACACTTCCCCTGCGGGGAAAACAATCAAGACGCCACCGTTAGCAAGGTGTCGATGTGCATCACGAATCGCTTGACCATTGGTTCGTTGCGCTGACTTTCCGCCAAAGACATCCACACCAATGAATAAATCACTTATTTCGGGCAAGCGCTTAAGCAATTCATTGGCCAATACTTTGACGTCTTGACGCACTCGTCCCACCAAGTCGGCCAGTACAACACCTTCAATAGCGCCAAGCGGATGATTTGCCACAATCACCACAGGACCGTCTTGCGGAATATTCCCAACGCTGCCTTTGGCAATGGAATAATCAA
This genomic stretch from Marinomonas primoryensis harbors:
- a CDS encoding lysophospholipid acyltransferase family protein, whose translation is MLDSPFRLPRVTPFGVGEFIVEWATGLAKLDRLYQQRPSRQTSFEFMRYTLDALNIDYSIAKGSVGNIPQDGPVVIVANHPLGAIEGVVLADLVGRVRQDVKVLANELLKRLPEISDLFIGVDVFGGKSAQRTNGQAIRDAHRHLANGGVLIVFPAGEVSTYPKRTSFKKERTLADIEWSQSVANFLKRSQAVTVPIFINGQNSALFYQAGRVHPLLRTALLGRELLNKKASRIDISIGSAIPFSELSQFENSQNLVSYLRLNTYLMSPQQINTTAKRNENTDLPIIAPIAPAVLDEEIANLPDDMLLLEQGEFRVYCAPTQSIPQLIQEIGRIREENFRAVGEGSGLACDLDEYDLYYHQLFVWHKSNKEVVGAYRMGMVDKLIAEHGLEGLYSRSLFHYDQAFIDTLDYSLEMGRSVVAAKYQRNLNSLLMLWKGIATFAHRNPKYTHLFGPVSISNDYSHVSRQLIAATLSIHHYDKEKAGLVRASTPLKNSGDIFWKPNLLAALTTVTLLSKILSRMEQGKGLPVLIRQYLKMNGKLVCFNVDPAFHDSLDGLIVVNLKDVPVSILAKYMGRTEAEAYLTDTSLADPTLVGDSPVDENSVL